A window of Cohnella herbarum contains these coding sequences:
- a CDS encoding VOC family protein, protein MSQSIHADTVLGQLKLKVRDLQRSIRFYKEIIGFRVLREEAGIAHMTVNGKSTFLILEEVQDAAPVARRSTTGLYHFAILVPTREQLGLSLRKLAESGVQVGQGDHLVSEALYLSDPDHNGIEIYRDRPRSEWKKDAEGNYIMGTDPVDIKGLLELAGNKPWTGLSPETILGHIHLHVSELSASKTFYCDILGFDVVADVSKKMGAYFISAGGYHHHIGMNIWAGVGAPQPPANSTGLAFYTIVLPTEGELERILAQLGTSGIPFAQEADYWRVNDPSGIEIRLTIAA, encoded by the coding sequence ATGTCTCAATCCATTCATGCCGATACGGTTCTCGGGCAACTTAAGCTAAAGGTAAGAGATCTTCAACGCTCTATCCGCTTCTATAAGGAAATCATCGGCTTCCGAGTACTTAGGGAAGAGGCGGGAATAGCCCATATGACCGTTAATGGCAAATCGACCTTCCTGATTCTCGAGGAAGTACAAGATGCCGCGCCCGTTGCGCGAAGATCCACTACCGGGCTATATCATTTCGCAATACTCGTACCGACGCGGGAACAACTGGGCTTGTCCCTACGCAAGTTGGCAGAGTCCGGAGTCCAAGTCGGGCAAGGAGACCATCTCGTAAGCGAAGCCTTATATCTCTCCGACCCCGATCATAACGGCATCGAAATCTACCGCGACCGTCCTCGCTCCGAATGGAAGAAGGATGCGGAAGGGAACTATATCATGGGAACGGATCCCGTGGATATTAAGGGGCTGCTCGAATTGGCGGGAAATAAGCCTTGGACCGGCTTGTCTCCGGAGACGATTCTCGGGCACATCCATCTGCACGTAAGCGAGCTTTCCGCGTCCAAAACGTTCTATTGCGACATCTTAGGGTTTGACGTAGTCGCCGATGTTTCGAAAAAAATGGGGGCGTACTTCATCTCCGCCGGAGGTTATCACCACCATATCGGCATGAACATCTGGGCGGGAGTAGGCGCGCCGCAGCCTCCGGCCAACAGTACCGGCTTAGCCTTCTATACGATCGTGCTGCCAACCGAGGGGGAACTCGAACGTATTCTCGCGCAGTTGGGAACCTCCGGTATCCCTTTCGCTCAGGAAGCCGATTATTGGCGGGTTAACGATCCCTCCGGCATCGAGATTCGGCTTACGATCGCAGCTTGA
- a CDS encoding DUF4062 domain-containing protein, producing MAKTKIFISSVNEDGLKRLRRDAFAELRDLGHEPLMWEENLGPWPANIDPVVKCLEAVEESDIFLLFIGNNGGTYHKPAQRTVTHMEFIKAYDRDKTILVFVDVTVKALFFGRIKKWIDDFLEQYISESNQHPSPEVMMTALKLNSDIPAHIDPYVWFLLHDLTIRNVYMDDISLGVRIDWKEYFSDLLRRGSMLLPLQHSIMENGKRLEQSEDAFRFLSQLSLLTQSPDASNYEAILTAIMHRMSGGLIEHRYGKYMTEVIGSYKACIGATLYTNENDKMKYVAKCSDVAWNRSFRLEDKSSYVALTYNLGKDTVHYTQAKQMFYCCFKQGDYVLTLHFPANSDWDNHKYMTYQESVNDAIINKNPYLVVMIKMFLGGMQS from the coding sequence TTGGCGAAAACGAAAATTTTTATTAGTTCAGTCAACGAGGACGGGCTTAAACGGCTGCGCAGGGATGCGTTCGCCGAACTCAGGGATCTCGGGCACGAACCGCTCATGTGGGAAGAGAATCTCGGCCCTTGGCCGGCGAATATCGATCCCGTCGTCAAATGCCTCGAAGCGGTCGAGGAATCCGATATTTTCTTGCTGTTCATCGGGAATAACGGAGGTACCTACCATAAGCCGGCGCAGAGAACGGTTACCCACATGGAGTTCATTAAAGCTTACGACCGGGACAAAACGATTCTCGTTTTCGTGGACGTCACGGTAAAAGCTTTATTCTTCGGACGCATCAAGAAATGGATAGACGACTTCCTGGAGCAATACATAAGCGAATCGAACCAGCATCCCTCTCCCGAAGTCATGATGACCGCTCTTAAGCTTAATTCCGACATTCCCGCTCATATCGATCCGTATGTCTGGTTCCTGCTCCATGACTTAACCATTCGAAACGTGTATATGGACGATATCTCGTTAGGCGTTAGAATCGATTGGAAAGAATATTTCAGCGATCTGCTCCGCAGAGGATCCATGTTGCTTCCGCTTCAGCATTCCATTATGGAAAACGGCAAAAGACTGGAACAATCCGAGGACGCTTTCCGGTTTCTGTCTCAACTGTCCTTGCTTACGCAATCGCCCGATGCCTCGAATTACGAAGCGATATTAACGGCGATCATGCATAGAATGTCTGGAGGACTAATCGAACATCGATACGGGAAATATATGACCGAAGTTATCGGCTCTTACAAAGCTTGCATCGGAGCGACCCTATACACGAACGAAAACGACAAAATGAAATACGTGGCCAAATGTTCCGACGTCGCCTGGAACCGTTCCTTCAGGCTCGAAGACAAAAGCTCATACGTTGCGTTAACTTATAATTTAGGTAAGGATACCGTTCATTATACGCAGGCGAAACAAATGTTCTATTGCTGCTTCAAACAAGGCGACTACGTGCTTACGCTGCATTTTCCCGCGAATTCGGACTGGGATAATCACAAGTACATGACCTACCAAGAGAGCGTAAATGATGCTATAATTAATAAAAATCCTTACTTGGTCGTGATGATCAAAATGTTCTTAGGAGGCATGCAATCATGA
- a CDS encoding S66 peptidase family protein, producing the protein MAIKPLALQQGDTVGIVTLGSPLAPETINARVAYLRSMGLNVILGRYAFEENGFLAGTDRQRAEDLMDMFANDSVRLILPSRGGVGVEGILPFLDYSFIRRHPKIVSGYSDITVLLNVLSQLSGIITLHSLLLLDFKPETPPYNFEQFFTATSSNKVPRAIDNPPGKPLVGKVPGSATGTLVGGNLTSFVGSLGTPFEIDTKGKILFLEEVHEPVNTVYRYLLQLSLAGKFKDCVGIIMGECTGCQDAYGQTYEDLIEDYIVPFGKPLIADLATGHGIYKAALPIGALVNMNANNGTITILEPAIRY; encoded by the coding sequence ATGGCGATTAAACCATTGGCGTTGCAGCAAGGAGATACGGTAGGAATCGTTACGTTGGGCAGTCCTCTCGCGCCGGAGACGATCAACGCCCGCGTTGCGTACTTGCGTTCGATGGGGCTAAACGTTATTCTAGGCCGCTACGCGTTCGAAGAGAACGGTTTTTTGGCCGGGACGGATAGGCAGCGTGCCGAGGATCTTATGGATATGTTCGCTAACGATAGCGTGAGGTTAATCCTTCCATCCCGCGGAGGGGTCGGCGTGGAGGGAATTCTTCCTTTCCTGGATTATTCGTTTATTCGTCGTCATCCGAAGATCGTTAGCGGATACAGCGATATTACAGTGCTGTTAAACGTGCTCTCGCAATTATCCGGTATCATTACGTTGCACAGCCTGTTGCTCCTCGATTTTAAACCGGAGACGCCTCCGTACAATTTCGAGCAGTTTTTTACGGCTACCTCATCGAATAAAGTGCCACGCGCGATCGATAATCCTCCGGGAAAACCGCTTGTCGGCAAAGTGCCCGGAAGCGCGACCGGAACTCTCGTAGGAGGGAATTTAACCTCGTTCGTGGGTTCTCTCGGCACGCCGTTCGAGATCGATACGAAAGGTAAAATATTGTTTCTGGAGGAAGTCCATGAACCGGTAAACACCGTGTATCGTTACCTATTGCAGCTTAGTCTCGCAGGGAAGTTCAAGGATTGCGTCGGGATTATCATGGGAGAATGCACGGGCTGCCAAGATGCTTACGGGCAAACGTACGAAGATTTAATCGAAGATTATATCGTGCCGTTCGGCAAGCCGCTGATCGCCGACTTGGCGACCGGTCATGGCATTTACAAAGCGGCTCTGCCGATCGGAGCATTGGTGAATATGAACGCGAACAACGGAACGATTACCATTCTAGAGCCGGCGATTCGCTATTGA
- a CDS encoding beta-class carbonic anhydrase, with amino-acid sequence MSIVSNIMEHNQQFVEQKKYEKYLTDKFPEKKVAILTCMDTRLVELLPKALNLRNGDAKIIKNAGAILTQPFGSAMRSILIAIHEMGVKEVLVIGHHGCGMTQLDSASLVEKFKANGISETVIETLENSGIRMDRFLRGFDRPEEGVKHSIDMIRRHPLVPSFIPVHGFVMDPTTGKLELICDGYAAMEAKKAGATE; translated from the coding sequence ATGTCTATCGTAAGTAACATTATGGAGCATAACCAGCAGTTCGTTGAGCAGAAGAAGTACGAGAAATATTTAACGGACAAGTTCCCGGAGAAGAAAGTAGCCATCTTAACGTGCATGGATACGCGTCTTGTCGAGCTGTTGCCCAAAGCGCTGAACTTGCGCAACGGGGACGCGAAAATAATCAAGAATGCGGGCGCGATCTTAACCCAGCCTTTCGGAAGCGCGATGCGGAGCATATTGATCGCGATTCATGAAATGGGAGTGAAAGAGGTGCTTGTCATCGGGCATCACGGTTGCGGCATGACCCAGCTAGACTCGGCCTCGCTCGTGGAGAAATTCAAGGCGAACGGGATTTCGGAGACGGTAATCGAAACGTTGGAAAACTCGGGCATCCGGATGGATCGTTTCCTGAGAGGGTTCGATCGTCCCGAAGAAGGCGTGAAACACAGCATCGATATGATCCGCAGACATCCGTTGGTTCCTTCCTTTATCCCGGTGCATGGTTTTGTTATGGATCCGACAACCGGTAAGCTTGAGCTGATTTGCGACGGTTATGCCGCTATGGAGGCGAAAAAAGCGGGGGCTACCGAGTGA
- a CDS encoding LemA family protein: MKRSTITWIVVAALVLIVVMSTVGSYNRLVSSETAVDNKEAQIDTQLQRREDVIPNLVNTVKGYAAHEKEVFQAIADARSKLAGAGTTTEKAAANAELEGALSRLLVVVENYPTLKADAQFTRLMDELSGTENRIAVARQDYNNSVTDFNTRIKKFPTALYASLFGFEKKDLFKAAPGAETVPEVQF; encoded by the coding sequence ATGAAACGTTCAACGATTACGTGGATTGTCGTTGCGGCATTGGTGCTTATCGTCGTGATGTCGACGGTGGGCTCCTACAACAGACTCGTCTCGTCGGAAACGGCGGTAGACAACAAGGAAGCGCAGATCGATACCCAGCTTCAGCGTCGGGAGGACGTCATTCCGAATTTGGTCAATACGGTCAAAGGATACGCGGCCCACGAGAAGGAAGTATTCCAAGCGATCGCCGACGCGCGAAGCAAGCTTGCGGGTGCAGGCACCACCACGGAGAAAGCGGCGGCTAACGCCGAACTCGAAGGGGCCTTGTCGAGATTGCTCGTCGTCGTCGAGAATTATCCGACATTGAAGGCGGATGCGCAGTTTACCCGCTTGATGGATGAACTGTCGGGAACGGAAAACCGCATCGCGGTCGCCCGCCAGGATTATAACAATTCCGTCACGGATTTTAATACAAGGATCAAGAAGTTCCCGACCGCTCTCTATGCATCGCTATTCGGCTTCGAGAAGAAAGACCTGTTCAAGGCGGCGCCGGGCGCGGAAACCGTGCCTGAAGTACAGTTCTGA
- a CDS encoding TPM domain-containing protein: MMARIRLSVRKYALSLLILIPLLLTLAGAGGVHVHAQTDSRYGVYVQDEANVLSSQTRSELYARAKWLKENTGTAQIGIVTIRSLDGQTLEDVAVATFRKLGLGDSARNDGVLLLYSASDGHVRMEVGYGLEGRIPDGKAGAILDQYFVPNRDSGQLDAAFLQTQSAILNEIAAEYGLDSSGVTEELAPPMGVSDGSNFFESIPGYMKVLLGLGIALLIFLDFKFTGGAITFSVINLLGRRGGSGGGAGGGRGGGGSSGGGGASR; the protein is encoded by the coding sequence ATGATGGCTCGGATAAGACTTAGCGTGAGGAAATACGCGTTAAGCTTGTTGATCTTGATCCCGCTCTTGCTCACGTTGGCAGGAGCAGGAGGAGTCCATGTCCACGCGCAAACGGATAGCCGTTACGGCGTCTATGTTCAGGATGAAGCTAATGTCCTTTCTTCGCAAACGCGCAGCGAACTATACGCAAGGGCGAAATGGCTGAAAGAGAACACCGGAACGGCGCAAATCGGTATCGTAACGATTCGATCTCTGGACGGACAGACGCTCGAAGATGTGGCGGTCGCGACCTTCCGCAAGCTGGGACTTGGAGATTCGGCGAGGAACGACGGCGTGTTGCTGCTGTACTCCGCATCCGACGGCCACGTAAGGATGGAAGTCGGATACGGGCTGGAAGGACGTATTCCGGACGGGAAAGCCGGGGCGATCCTGGATCAATACTTTGTCCCTAATCGCGACTCGGGGCAACTCGACGCGGCTTTCTTACAGACGCAAAGCGCGATCTTGAACGAGATCGCCGCGGAATACGGTTTGGACTCATCGGGGGTTACGGAAGAGCTTGCGCCTCCTATGGGAGTTAGCGACGGCAGCAATTTCTTCGAAAGCATTCCCGGCTACATGAAGGTGTTGCTTGGCTTGGGGATCGCATTGCTCATTTTCCTCGACTTCAAGTTTACGGGAGGAGCGATTACCTTTTCCGTGATCAACTTGTTAGGCCGCAGAGGAGGATCCGGAGGCGGTGCCGGCGGCGGACGAGGCGGCGGCGGATCGTCCGGAGGCGGAGGCGCGAGCAGGTAA
- a CDS encoding response regulator, which produces MKRKLGIVIAVFIALIGIRSLWIYVGGTQQPPQAKAGVLDLSEWNVGASSAADIQTAGDVLSLRGEWEFYPGKLIEPGSGPFPIEDERVRYLQVPGAWDTAIAPGNPTPFGYGTYRLRILLPRQGADEYAIQAQVIRTAHKLFVDGKLVGQQGVPGIDREHSEPRVMPYTVKVTPDADGMMELVIVASNFDYGSLGGIFQNIQFGSSEAVERNVQLRLVGNNLLMGFYIVSGLYFMFLYLFRRQNKELLYFGLFFWMSLLFWASHGERLLFWLFPDIGYNWQTKLQMLPSIGLYSSLFLFVLAMFPGYGNKRVIRFIMALAIGMAGAVVVADASLFSQWDTQLIVGESIVFFYSLYILLAGSFRRESESVFSLIAAVCILMESLVHAFRYLGFDTDVAVPPFERLLFVIMMALFIAKRFFTNMEQVEILSKRLLVADRLKNDFLANTSQEIRVPLHGIINLAQIMIDEGELQGKRQEERLSLMVATGRKLAYLLNDILDLSKLNDGGVELELRAVDARMAINGVLEVMRYMSDNDVVSFENRTEPGVPHVLADEQRLMQILFNLLHYTVKSGAEGLIVVKAELTGDPGKASVIIHADRNGNLPKETLSDTEMNLEISEKLIEMHGGTLAVSTSTSAENAQELRFELPLSAEQDEVPDSIARLLGDEEGDDDDVNSLIAATSNAFAEVHPSPDAPKALIVDDDPVGLKIMADILRQEGLRVTAVSDGMQGLQAWERESDWDLVVLDVMLPRLSGYELCRHIRTRNSFYDLPVLFLTSRNLPADLLVGFNAGANDYVTQPIDASEFKARTRTLLRMKQSIRDQLHMEMALIQAQIKPHFLYNTLNTIASLSEIDPERTRELLNDFGSYLRNSFDLRNLDKLVTFEKEWTLVRSYLQIEQARFGNRIRVKVALPDRLQFMLPPLTIQPIVENALRHGILPRFEGGELRIEVEEETGGYRVIVRDDGVGFKPEKIESVLSGAYRSGIGLFNVHRRLINAHGTGLNISSETGAGTEVSFRIPTKAKEEIS; this is translated from the coding sequence GTGAAACGTAAATTAGGAATCGTTATCGCGGTATTTATCGCGTTGATCGGCATAAGAAGCTTATGGATATACGTAGGGGGAACGCAGCAACCTCCTCAGGCTAAAGCCGGCGTCTTGGACTTGTCGGAATGGAATGTCGGAGCTTCCTCCGCGGCGGATATCCAAACCGCGGGCGACGTCTTAAGCCTGCGCGGGGAATGGGAATTCTATCCCGGCAAGCTCATCGAGCCCGGAAGCGGTCCGTTTCCGATTGAAGATGAACGGGTGCGTTATTTGCAAGTGCCGGGTGCTTGGGATACGGCCATAGCTCCGGGCAACCCGACTCCGTTCGGCTACGGCACATACAGGCTTCGAATTTTGTTGCCTCGTCAAGGGGCGGACGAATATGCGATTCAAGCGCAAGTCATAAGAACCGCTCACAAGTTGTTCGTGGACGGTAAGCTCGTCGGACAACAGGGCGTACCGGGAATAGACCGAGAGCATTCCGAGCCTCGCGTAATGCCTTATACGGTTAAGGTTACCCCAGATGCGGACGGCATGATGGAGCTTGTCATAGTTGCTTCTAATTTCGATTACGGCAGCCTAGGCGGTATTTTCCAGAATATCCAATTCGGTTCATCGGAAGCGGTCGAACGTAACGTTCAGCTCCGGTTAGTCGGGAATAATCTGTTGATGGGCTTCTATATCGTGAGCGGCCTATACTTCATGTTCCTGTATTTATTCCGCAGGCAAAACAAAGAACTGCTGTACTTCGGTCTCTTCTTCTGGATGTCGCTGCTCTTCTGGGCGTCGCACGGAGAAAGGCTGTTATTCTGGCTGTTTCCCGATATCGGCTATAATTGGCAAACGAAGCTGCAGATGCTTCCTTCCATCGGTCTGTACTCGAGCTTGTTCCTATTCGTTCTCGCCATGTTTCCCGGGTACGGCAACAAGCGGGTCATCCGGTTTATTATGGCGTTGGCGATAGGAATGGCAGGCGCGGTCGTCGTCGCGGACGCTTCTTTGTTCTCCCAATGGGATACGCAGTTGATCGTAGGCGAAAGCATCGTGTTCTTCTACTCTCTCTATATTTTGCTTGCGGGCAGCTTCCGCCGGGAGAGCGAATCCGTATTCTCCTTAATCGCGGCGGTCTGCATTCTGATGGAAAGTTTAGTACACGCCTTCCGCTATTTAGGATTCGATACGGATGTTGCCGTCCCCCCGTTCGAAAGATTGTTGTTCGTGATTATGATGGCTTTGTTTATCGCGAAAAGGTTCTTTACGAATATGGAGCAAGTGGAGATATTGTCGAAAAGGTTGCTGGTCGCGGATCGATTGAAGAACGATTTTCTTGCGAACACGTCCCAAGAAATCCGCGTGCCCTTGCACGGCATCATTAACCTGGCTCAAATTATGATCGACGAGGGGGAGCTTCAAGGAAAACGGCAAGAGGAACGTTTGTCGCTGATGGTCGCGACCGGGAGGAAGCTCGCCTATTTGTTGAACGATATTCTCGACTTATCCAAGCTAAATGACGGCGGGGTCGAATTGGAGCTTCGCGCGGTCGACGCTCGTATGGCGATTAACGGGGTATTGGAAGTTATGCGGTATATGAGCGACAATGACGTCGTTAGCTTCGAGAACCGTACGGAACCGGGCGTTCCGCATGTGTTGGCGGATGAACAGAGGCTTATGCAGATTTTGTTTAATCTGCTCCACTATACGGTTAAATCCGGAGCGGAAGGCTTGATCGTCGTGAAAGCGGAGCTAACCGGAGACCCCGGCAAGGCGTCGGTGATTATTCATGCCGATCGTAACGGTAATTTGCCTAAGGAAACGTTATCGGACACCGAAATGAATCTTGAAATTAGCGAAAAGCTGATTGAAATGCACGGGGGGACCTTAGCTGTCTCGACCTCGACCTCGGCCGAGAATGCTCAGGAGCTTCGATTCGAGCTCCCGTTATCCGCCGAACAGGACGAAGTGCCGGATTCAATCGCTAGATTGCTTGGCGATGAAGAGGGCGATGACGACGACGTTAATTCGCTCATCGCGGCTACCTCCAACGCCTTTGCCGAGGTTCATCCATCCCCGGATGCCCCCAAAGCTTTGATCGTTGACGACGATCCCGTGGGGCTGAAGATCATGGCGGATATTCTTCGTCAGGAAGGATTGCGCGTAACCGCCGTCTCGGACGGCATGCAGGGGCTTCAAGCATGGGAGAGGGAATCGGACTGGGATCTGGTCGTATTGGACGTTATGCTCCCCCGGTTGTCCGGCTACGAGCTATGCCGCCATATCCGGACAAGAAACTCTTTCTACGACTTGCCGGTGCTTTTCTTGACGTCCCGCAATCTGCCTGCCGACCTGCTCGTCGGCTTCAATGCCGGAGCCAACGATTATGTCACCCAACCGATCGACGCATCCGAATTCAAAGCCCGAACGAGAACCTTGTTGAGAATGAAGCAATCGATTCGGGATCAGCTCCATATGGAGATGGCGCTCATCCAAGCTCAGATTAAACCGCATTTTCTGTATAATACCTTAAACACGATCGCGAGCTTAAGCGAGATAGATCCGGAAAGAACCCGGGAGCTTCTGAACGACTTCGGCAGCTATTTGCGCAACAGCTTCGATCTCCGCAACTTGGACAAGCTCGTAACCTTCGAGAAGGAGTGGACGCTTGTGCGGTCGTACTTGCAGATCGAGCAGGCTCGGTTCGGCAATCGGATACGCGTGAAGGTGGCGTTACCCGATCGCCTTCAATTCATGCTTCCGCCGTTAACGATTCAGCCCATCGTCGAAAATGCTCTAAGACATGGCATTCTGCCGCGATTCGAGGGCGGAGAGCTTCGGATCGAGGTTGAGGAGGAAACGGGGGGGTACCGGGTGATCGTACGGGATGACGGGGTCGGATTCAAGCCCGAGAAGATCGAGTCCGTGTTGTCGGGAGCTTATCGTTCCGGAATAGGACTGTTTAACGTACATCGCCGTTTGATTAACGCGCATGGCACGGGATTAAATATTAGCAGCGAGACGGGGGCGGGAACCGAAGTCAGCTTTCGGATTCCGACCAAGGCGAAGGAGGAAATTTCTTGA
- a CDS encoding response regulator, with protein MKAIVIDDEPLAVDSMVRILQRYQVEVVGAFVDPREALKQQEHLRADVAFVDIEMPEWNGLELASRLQSANPELHIVFVTAYEQYAIDAFELAAVDYLLKPIQLKRLDVTLKRLAAMRPGGSEPREDGLAMLCLLHHLSFQDARGGAMEIPWRTTKAKELFAFMIHLADKTPNKDELLDRIWPEGDLDKSVTYLHTAIYQIRQAFKTANIPLKIEYKEGRYRLDLPANVQVDARAWENAVKAAAEENQPEKMVQLLVKEYRGDYLETEDFHWAANERERLRALWLEHALKNASQLEAAGSSGDAISLFQQIQVRFPEIEESYFGLMRLYDKLGNTSEVNHQYELLTDMLNEDFGVRPSGIVTEWFESRNDRMPS; from the coding sequence TTGAAAGCTATCGTGATCGATGACGAGCCTTTGGCGGTCGACAGCATGGTTCGGATACTGCAGCGCTATCAAGTCGAGGTGGTCGGAGCTTTCGTGGATCCGAGAGAAGCTCTTAAGCAACAGGAACATTTACGCGCGGACGTCGCCTTCGTGGACATTGAAATGCCGGAATGGAACGGCTTGGAGCTGGCTTCCCGTCTTCAGTCCGCCAATCCGGAGCTGCATATCGTGTTCGTGACCGCTTACGAGCAATACGCGATCGATGCTTTCGAGCTCGCGGCCGTCGATTATTTGTTGAAGCCGATTCAATTGAAAAGGCTGGACGTCACCTTGAAGCGGCTCGCGGCGATGCGCCCGGGCGGAAGCGAACCGCGCGAGGACGGTTTAGCGATGCTCTGTCTGCTGCACCATTTAAGCTTTCAAGACGCCCGGGGAGGGGCGATGGAAATTCCTTGGAGAACGACGAAAGCCAAGGAATTGTTCGCTTTCATGATCCATCTGGCAGATAAGACGCCGAACAAGGACGAACTGCTGGACCGGATTTGGCCGGAAGGGGATCTGGATAAATCCGTTACGTATTTGCATACGGCCATCTATCAAATCCGCCAGGCGTTTAAGACCGCCAACATTCCTCTAAAAATCGAATATAAGGAAGGTCGCTATCGGTTAGATCTTCCCGCGAACGTTCAAGTCGACGCAAGAGCGTGGGAGAATGCGGTTAAGGCGGCGGCCGAGGAGAACCAACCGGAAAAAATGGTTCAGTTGCTGGTCAAAGAATATCGCGGAGATTATTTGGAGACGGAAGACTTCCATTGGGCGGCGAACGAGAGAGAGCGCTTGAGGGCATTATGGCTGGAACACGCTCTGAAGAACGCAAGCCAATTGGAAGCGGCGGGTTCTTCCGGAGACGCCATTTCCTTGTTTCAACAAATTCAAGTGCGGTTTCCGGAAATCGAAGAAAGCTATTTCGGTTTGATGAGACTATACGACAAGCTTGGCAATACCTCCGAAGTTAATCATCAATACGAGTTGCTGACGGACATGTTAAACGAGGATTTCGGAGTGCGTCCGTCGGGCATCGTGACGGAATGGTTCGAAAGCCGCAACGATCGGATGCCATCATAA
- a CDS encoding response regulator: MAKIMVVDDAAFLRAMLKDILVKAGHEVIFEAANGQEAVDRYKAVRPDLVTMDITMPVMEGVEAVKEIRKLDPTASIVMCSAMGQRNLIIEAIQSGAKDFIVKPFQANRVVEAVNKAIGY, encoded by the coding sequence TTGGCAAAAATCATGGTAGTAGACGATGCGGCGTTCTTGCGCGCAATGCTTAAAGATATATTGGTGAAGGCAGGTCACGAGGTCATCTTCGAAGCCGCGAACGGTCAAGAGGCCGTGGATAGGTATAAGGCGGTTCGGCCCGATCTCGTAACGATGGATATTACGATGCCCGTGATGGAGGGCGTCGAAGCCGTTAAAGAAATACGAAAGCTCGACCCTACGGCCAGCATCGTGATGTGCTCCGCAATGGGGCAACGAAATCTCATTATCGAAGCCATCCAGAGCGGGGCCAAGGACTTTATCGTCAAGCCGTTCCAAGCGAATCGGGTTGTCGAAGCGGTGAATAAAGCGATCGGTTACTAG
- a CDS encoding helix-turn-helix transcriptional regulator, with protein sequence MSTPILHFISPPVPYFIDCGRAYYRIGDRHVSRNHIGVFDLVVVTKGRLNLGEGSTEWTIEPGEAFILRPDANHYGTEPCTEETEIIWIHFHTFGAWDECGGMNKCLENQSALIASHKQTAYLNHTEVCSVFIPKHVKLKPKALEILNQFFQLEDEPRSLRNWKRQSAFQLFIQHLDRELASTSDGTAFHLAEKIELFIRQNYTNKLTNATLQEELNYHPNYLAKCMLKVYGMTPMDYLLQYRLEQAKKLLVQTDWSVGRIAEEVGFQHGSYFTFCFSNKEGIAPLAFRRKLMGHP encoded by the coding sequence TTGAGTACGCCTATCCTGCATTTCATCTCGCCGCCCGTGCCTTACTTCATCGATTGCGGCCGTGCTTACTACCGGATCGGAGATCGCCATGTCAGTCGGAATCATATCGGAGTGTTCGATTTAGTCGTCGTTACGAAGGGGAGATTGAATCTGGGAGAAGGCTCGACCGAATGGACGATCGAACCGGGAGAAGCCTTCATCCTGCGGCCCGATGCCAATCATTACGGGACCGAGCCGTGCACCGAAGAAACGGAGATCATCTGGATTCATTTCCATACTTTCGGGGCTTGGGATGAATGCGGCGGGATGAACAAATGTTTGGAAAACCAGTCGGCGCTTATCGCCAGCCATAAGCAAACCGCGTATTTGAATCATACCGAGGTATGCTCGGTATTCATCCCGAAACACGTGAAGCTGAAGCCGAAGGCTCTTGAAATCTTAAATCAATTTTTCCAATTGGAAGACGAGCCCCGATCGCTGCGCAACTGGAAGCGGCAATCCGCCTTTCAACTCTTCATCCAACATCTAGACCGCGAACTCGCTTCTACTTCGGACGGTACCGCATTTCACTTAGCCGAGAAGATCGAACTGTTCATCCGGCAAAATTACACGAATAAGCTAACCAACGCAACGTTGCAGGAGGAACTGAACTATCATCCTAATTATTTGGCCAAATGCATGTTGAAAGTGTACGGAATGACGCCGATGGATTATTTGCTTCAATATAGGTTGGAGCAAGCCAAGAAGCTGCTCGTCCAAACGGATTGGTCCGTCGGACGCATCGCGGAGGAAGTCGGCTTCCAGCATGGCTCCTATTTCACGTTCTGTTTCTCCAATAAAGAAGGGATCGCTCCGCTTGCCTTCCGCAGGAAGCTCATGGGACATCCCTAG